A stretch of DNA from Arcobacter sp. LA11:
TGGTCATTTTTGTTTTATTTGTAAATGTTCTTCTTACAATTGTAAATAAACCTTTATATTTAATATTAGAAAATCCAAAAAAACATTTTGCTTATAAATATAATTTGGTGAAAGAATTATCTGTTGAATTAAAAATGAATAATATCAATGAAGTAAACAGTGAAGATGAAAAATTAATATTAAGATTAAAGTTTTATGGAATTGATGAAGGTAATAAATATTACATTAGTACAAAAGAACAGTATTTTTATGATTTAAAATTACCAATATCCTATTATGGAAAAATAATACAAACAGCTTACATTATAAAAAACTAATGAAAAAAGCCTTTTTTCTTATTGAATTAATATTTGTAATTTTAATATTAACAATAATAGGAAGCTACATAAACATTAAAATCCAAAACAACAAACTCAATGACGCGACAAATAGACTACTACTTTATTTGAAAGAAACAAGATATCAAGCTTTAATAGATAATAAATATGAATCAAATGATAATTTATGGCACAAAAGTAGATGGACATTGAAGTTTTTTAGATGTAATAAAGATATTGGAGGCATATATTACTCTATATATAGTGATATTAATCAAACTGGCCATCCAAATTTTAATGAAACATTAAAAGATCCATTAACAAATAAAAGAATTTATTCAACAAATAGATGTGAAGATAAAGAAAACAGAAGTAAAT
This window harbors:
- a CDS encoding type II secretion system protein; translated protein: MKETRYQALIDNKYESNDNLWHKSRWTLKFFRCNKDIGGIYYSIYSDINQTGHPNFNETLKDPLTNKRIYSTNRCEDKENRSKYVLLTKEYEIKEIKISCNRRKSIGQISFGNEGKVYSRLSAYENEYKEYEIENRCKIKLISENKDFKEIIIEANNGFTYINK